A region of Candidatus Hydrothermales bacterium DNA encodes the following proteins:
- a CDS encoding AAA family ATPase, with protein MHRPFIIAVCGFTGVGKSFVANLLKEKLDCVILRSDVIRKELAGIDLSTHVYDDFEKGIYSKEMTERVYTELFERAKLALKNSKNVILDATFLDKEKRDRLRALAKALDVKLFILWIEAPSLLIKKRLEKRKSDVSDGRWEIYLKQIEKYKKPTEEEDIIYVKNDSKIYKRIEDLLTLFFAF; from the coding sequence ATGCATAGGCCCTTTATAATTGCAGTTTGTGGCTTTACTGGGGTAGGTAAGTCCTTTGTAGCAAATCTTTTAAAAGAAAAGTTAGATTGTGTTATTTTAAGGTCAGATGTTATAAGAAAAGAACTTGCAGGTATTGATCTATCTACTCATGTTTATGATGATTTTGAAAAAGGTATTTATAGTAAAGAAATGACAGAAAGGGTATATACTGAGCTATTCGAAAGGGCAAAGTTAGCTTTAAAAAATTCAAAGAATGTTATTCTTGATGCTACTTTTTTAGATAAAGAAAAAAGAGATAGATTAAGAGCCCTTGCAAAGGCCTTAGATGTTAAACTTTTTATTCTCTGGATTGAGGCCCCCTCTCTTTTAATTAAAAAAAGATTGGAAAAAAGAAAAAGCGATGTTTCTGACGGTAGATGGGAAATATATCTAAAACAAATAGAGAAGTATAAAAAACCTACTGAAGAAGAGGATATAATTTATGTGAAAAATGACAGCAAAATTTATAAAAGAATTGAAGATCTTTTGACTCTTTTCTTTGCTTTTTGA
- the pyrF gene encoding orotidine-5'-phosphate decarboxylase has product MTELIIALNTSDVELAKKWVNLFLPYVKWFKVGYPLYITGSNKFIEDLKEKGAKVFLDLKFFDIPSVVSLAVREVNKLKVDMLTLHTLGGFEMLESACKSLWEVEREKRPLLIGVTILTSMSEATLRDISETKKSIDEEIINLVRLAKSAGLDGVVVSGNELEAVKKVCGEDFLTIVPGVRIKEDFVFDHERVITPAEAKRKGADFIVVGRPITHSEDPIRKLESYLNEIRG; this is encoded by the coding sequence ATGACAGAGCTTATTATTGCCTTAAATACAAGTGATGTGGAGTTAGCTAAAAAGTGGGTCAATCTTTTTTTGCCATACGTAAAATGGTTTAAAGTAGGTTATCCACTGTATATAACAGGTAGTAATAAATTTATAGAAGATCTTAAAGAAAAGGGGGCTAAAGTTTTTCTTGATCTAAAATTTTTTGATATCCCTTCTGTTGTATCTCTGGCTGTTAGAGAGGTTAATAAGTTAAAGGTAGATATGTTAACTCTTCATACACTTGGAGGTTTTGAGATGCTTGAGTCAGCCTGTAAAAGTTTGTGGGAAGTTGAAAGAGAAAAAAGGCCTCTTTTAATAGGAGTTACAATTTTAACGAGTATGTCTGAGGCTACTTTGAGAGATATTTCTGAGACAAAAAAGTCAATTGATGAGGAGATTATAAATCTTGTAAGACTTGCAAAATCAGCAGGTCTTGATGGTGTTGTAGTTTCTGGTAATGAGCTTGAAGCTGTTAAAAAGGTATGTGGAGAAGATTTTCTAACAATTGTTCCAGGAGTAAGAATTAAGGAAGATTTTGTTTTTGATCACGAAAGAGTAATAACTCCAGCTGAAGCAAAGCGAAAGGGAGCAGATTTTATTGTTGTTGGTAGACCTATTACCCATTCTGAAGACCCAATTAGAAAATTAGAGAGTTATCTGAATGAGATAAGAGGATAA